A genomic segment from Spinacia oleracea cultivar Varoflay chromosome 3, BTI_SOV_V1, whole genome shotgun sequence encodes:
- the LOC110783193 gene encoding uncharacterized protein, whose protein sequence is MAVAMTHLAPIFRTESGPWYQTNGDHQSNYLEKRQLFLRSYQFSRKQSLGERIKRSLVRVKRLLLVRARSVRKIRKVVWSRLRFVIYNKRRRLFKLLNQYYYFNNIKNSNYELFGRSNINSPP, encoded by the coding sequence ATGGCCGTAGCCATGACCCACTTGGCTCCAATATTCCGAACCGAATCCGGACCCTGGTACCAAACCAACGGTGACCACCAATCCAACTACTTAGAAAAAAGACAGCTCTTCCTTAGAAGCTACCAGTTTAGCAGGAAGCAAAGCTTGGGTGAAAGAATCAAGAGGTCTTTGGTTCGGGTCAAGCGTCTCCTTCTTGTTCGCGCTCGCTCCGTTCGTAAGATTCGTAAGGTGGTTTGGTCTAGACTTAGGTTCGTTATTTATAACAAGAGAAGAAGGTTGTTTAAACTCCTTAATCAATATTATTATTTCAACAACATCAAAAATAGCAATTATGAGCTTTTTGGTAGATCAAATATTAACTCTCCTCCTTAG
- the LOC110783192 gene encoding uncharacterized protein yields the protein MFNGKLQSHDWLTVNKYAIKGMYQNLSEVQTKAHCAKQVWNRHSVPRHRFTMWLASQDRLKTRARLVKVGIGNDSQCAVCCFSEETITHLYFGCAYSASCKAVVFQWLGLSDHRGDLHRTLIWLRRQGTSKFRRQVIYAACAGLIYHLWRARNHAVWDAVVPTVLQTVKRVKMDTKGRIQQLIGKKVKASDVEWFSAL from the coding sequence atgttcAATGGGAAACTACAGTCCCATGATTGGCTCACTGTCAACAAGTATGCCATTAAGGGAATGTATCAAAATCTGAGTGAGGTTCAAACCAAAGCCCACTGTGCTAAACAGGTTTGGAACAGACACAGTGTTCCCAGACATAGGTTCACTATGTGGTTAGCTAGCCAAGACAGATTGAAGACAAGGGCTAGGTTGGTTAAGGTTGGCATTGGTAATGACAGTCAATGTGCTGTATGCTGTTTCTCAGAAGAAACAATTACACATCTGTACTTTGGGTGTGCTTATAGTGCTAGTTGCAAGGCTGTGGTGTTCCAATGGTTAGGCCTTTCTGACCATAGGGGTGATCTTCATAGAACACTGATTTGGCTAAGAAGACAAGGCACAAGCAAGTTCAGAAGACAGGTGATCTATGCTGCATGTGCAGGCTTAATTTATCACCTATGGAGAGCTAGGAACCATGCAGTTTGGGATGCTGTGGTGCCTACTGTGTTGCAAACAGTTAAGAGAGTCAAGATGGACACCAAAGGTCGAATTCAACAGCTGATTGGGAAGAAAGTAAAAGCTTCTGATGTTGAGTGGTTTAGTGCTTTGTGA